The following proteins are co-located in the Carassius carassius chromosome 39, fCarCar2.1, whole genome shotgun sequence genome:
- the LOC132121682 gene encoding enhancer of polycomb homolog 1-like isoform X2, translating to MVIPVPEAESNITYYDSLYPGDFKMPKQLIHIQPFSLDAEQPDYDLDSEDEAFVNKLKKRLEVEALQFEEMIDRLEKGSGQQLVTLQEAKLLLKEDDDLISEVFEYWSRKRKLCKNGSLIPTIKQERRDGSSTNDPYVVFRRRTEKMQTRKNRKNDEASYEKMLKLRRDLSRAVTILEMIKKREKSKRELLHLTLEVVEKRNAMPDFGSEVMAEALAMAKPVYKIPIIPFSSSSTYRHQDHVDYKTKPEKTDVVGTKRKYEKKPLSTPLHTGSSLFNPKDLNQYDFPSSDEEPFSQIHSGSSEAEEENEPDGAFAFRRKAGCVYHSPRLDHNGDWPWSGETEGGSCDPKFRYSLTTLTIPRHCVGLARRRVGRGGRLLLDRAYSNLNGLFQSLDSEFESNFSFPASPLHPETTSQTVSSSSSFSHTTYSDLRQIFRNIKACRWRHFKPRTLTSQSGAEDPLSQRLFRGCVRGAGRGGGMLGRTAGTGPPTVAFTAEQYQQHQEQLALMQKQQLERIQQQANDTGSSQSLVSKTLDSVSAQFAASALMTSDQLLTLKVKEDGVGGGVNGVVQASGVYKGLSISAAVLTSQPTLIAAPPTFLSSTSNSNTSSAHTVHNPTGNHSNNAANSTSQVLINNKLRLSVTTPSITSLNARHLPRSLSNVPSAALKLAAASNRQLPKVNTGENHEQEKQSLNSITENTVAMEVT from the exons CTTTCAGTCTAGATGCGGAGCAGCCAGACTACGATCTGGACTCGGAGGATGAGGCTTTTGTGAATAAGCTGAAAAAGAGGCTGGAGGTGGAGGCCCTGCAGTTCGAGGAGATGATTGACAGATTGGAGAAAGGCAGCGGACAGCAG CTGGTGACCCTACAGGAAGCAAAGCTTTTACTGAAGGAGGATGATGATCTGATCAGTGAGGTGTTTGAGTACTGGAGCAGGAAGAGGAAACTGTGTAAGAACGGATCCCTCATCCCAACCATCAAGCAGGAAAGGCGGGACGGTTCCAGCACCAATGACCCCTATGTGGTCTTCAGGCGCAGGACTGAGAAGATGCAGACAAGAAAG AACCGTAAGAATGACGAGGCGTCCTATGAGAAGATGCTCAAACTAAGAAGAGACCTGAGTCGAGCCGTCACCATCCTGGAGATGATCAAGAAACGAGAAAAGAGCAAACGAGAGCTGCTTCATCTCACACTGGAGGTTGTGGAGAAGAG GAACGCCATGCCGGACTTTGGTTCAGAGGTGATGGCAGAAGCACTAGCTATGGCAAAACCTGTTTACAAGATTCCCATAATACCCTTCTCCAGCAGCAGTACGTACCGCCACCAGGACCACGTAGACTACAAGACCAAG CCTGAAAAGACAGACGTGGTCGGAACAAAGAGGAAGTATGAGAAAAAGCCCCTCTCCACCCCATTGCATACTGGATCCTCCCTGTTTAACCCCAAAGACCTCAACCAATACGACTTCCCCAGCTCTGACGAAGAGCCCTTTTCACAG ATACATTCGGGGTCATCAGAGGCCGAGGAAGAGAACGAGCCTGATGGAGCGTTTGCCTTCAGGCGGAAAGCAGGATGTGTTTATCACAGT CCCCGTTTGGATCACAACGGCGACTGGCCCTGGTCTGGAGAAACAGAGGGAGGGTCATGTGACCCAAAGTTTCGGTACTCCCTCACAACTCTTACCATTCCCCGCCACTGTGTCGGGTTGGCACGGCGACGGGTGGGACGGGGCGGCAG GTTACTTCTGGACCGGGCCTATTccaatttaaatggtttattccAAAGTCTGGACTCAGAGTTCGAGTCGAACTTCTCCTTCCCTGCTTCTCCTCTCCATCCGGAAACCACTTCCCAGACTGTTTCCTCATCCTCTTCTTTCTCTCATACCACGTATTCAGACCTGAGGCAGATCTTCCGAAACATCAAAGCTTGCCGCTGGAGGCACTTTAAACCACGGACACTAACCAGCCAATCAGGCGCAGAGGATCCACTGTCACAGAGGTTGTTTAGGGGGTGTGTGAGGGGCGCAGGGCGGGGCGGCGGTATGCTGGGCAGAACCGCAGGCACAGGACCACCCACAGTTG cGTTCACGGCTGAGCAGTATCAGCAGCATCAAGAACAGCTGGCCCTCATGCAGAAACAGCAGCTGGAGCGGATACAACAACAGGCCAATGATACAGGCTCGAGTCAG TCTCTTGTGTCCAAGACGTTGGACTCAGTCAGCGCCCAGTTTGCTGCCTCTGCACTCATGACCTCTGACCAGCTTTTGACCCTAAAGGTCAAAGAGGACGGGGTAGGAGGTGGAGTCAACGGAGTCGTCCAAGCTTCAG GAGTTTACAAGGGATTGAGCATCTCTGCTGCGGTCCTCACTAGCCAACCAACATTGATCGCTGCCCCGCCCACCTTCCTGTCCTCCACTAGCAACTCCAACACAAGCTCCGCCCACACGGTCCACAACCCTACAGGCAACCACAGTAACAACGCAGCCAACTCCACCTCTCAGGTCCTGATCAACAACAAACTACGACTCAGTGTCACCACACCCTCTATCACCAGTCTGAATGCCCGTCACCTTCCCAGAAGTCTCAGCAATGTGCCATCCGCTGCCTTGAAGCTCGCTGCCGCCAGCAACCGCCAGCTCCCCAAAGTCAACACTGG GGAGAATCACGAGCAGGAAAAGCAATCCCTCAACAGTATAACAGAGAACACAGTGGCCATGGAGGTGACGTAG